One part of the uncultured Bacteroides sp. genome encodes these proteins:
- a CDS encoding PQQ-binding-like beta-propeller repeat protein, with amino-acid sequence MHTDLKFKTYAIVALLSIFSLNGMAQYSLQWKYTTQSGIYSSPVVDGNAVFVGSNDSCMYSLNAQEGKLNWKFKTSGEIKSKPLVYKGNLIFNSTDGFIYSINKRTAHQNWKVQTAGEKRLDIWDYYLSSPVFAHNKVIVGSGDGCIYALNPQSGNLCWKFQTGGIVHATPLVVHDKVFVGSFDGYFYALNLSDGSLIWKFKTKGNKYFPIGEIQKGATLYNQSVVFGCRDYFMYSLNIESGKLNWSKEETNSWIIAAPLLVDGLLCYGTSDSHHFQLMTAATGEIKKTFSLNMRVYAEAVLLRNQVLFGCFNGKLYQVDLASNTIREVFQTDGSKRNYHSVYNEDGTFRADFKLYGNDYVASEKQILGLGSILSTPCIANGMIYLGDSNGCFYALRVSAP; translated from the coding sequence ATGCATACTGATCTTAAATTTAAAACTTATGCTATTGTAGCCTTGTTGAGCATCTTTTCGCTCAATGGCATGGCTCAATATAGCTTACAATGGAAATATACCACTCAAAGCGGTATTTATTCATCCCCGGTAGTTGATGGCAATGCCGTATTTGTTGGGTCTAATGATTCTTGCATGTATTCTCTGAATGCGCAAGAGGGTAAACTTAACTGGAAATTTAAAACCAGCGGAGAAATTAAGTCCAAACCGCTTGTCTACAAAGGAAACCTCATTTTTAATAGCACAGATGGTTTTATTTATTCCATTAATAAACGCACAGCACACCAAAACTGGAAAGTGCAAACTGCTGGCGAGAAAAGACTCGATATATGGGATTACTATTTATCTTCACCTGTTTTTGCTCACAATAAAGTGATTGTAGGTAGCGGCGACGGTTGTATTTATGCATTGAATCCCCAGTCGGGTAATTTGTGTTGGAAATTTCAAACAGGAGGCATAGTCCATGCTACCCCCCTAGTTGTTCACGATAAAGTTTTTGTAGGCAGTTTCGACGGCTATTTTTATGCGTTGAATCTGTCGGATGGCAGTTTGATCTGGAAATTTAAGACAAAGGGAAACAAATATTTCCCTATAGGCGAAATTCAGAAGGGAGCAACACTTTACAATCAGTCGGTTGTGTTTGGATGCAGAGATTACTTTATGTATTCGCTAAACATCGAATCGGGCAAACTCAACTGGAGTAAGGAAGAAACCAATAGCTGGATTATTGCTGCGCCACTGTTGGTTGATGGTTTGCTGTGCTACGGAACGTCGGACTCACACCACTTTCAGCTTATGACGGCTGCAACCGGAGAGATAAAAAAAACATTTTCATTGAATATGAGAGTATATGCCGAAGCTGTTTTGTTACGCAATCAGGTACTATTTGGCTGTTTTAACGGTAAATTATATCAGGTAGATCTTGCTTCGAACACTATCCGGGAAGTATTTCAGACGGATGGTAGCAAACGTAATTATCATAGTGTGTACAATGAAGATGGAACATTCAGAGCCGACTTTAAACTATATGGCAACGACTATGTTGCATCCGAGAAACAAATACTTGGGTTGGGGTCCATTCTTTCTACTCCTTGCATTGCCAATGGAATGATTTACCT